Proteins co-encoded in one Meiothermus sp. genomic window:
- the lnt gene encoding apolipoprotein N-acyltransferase: MALALCLPPTPLGFLAPLPLIWLLTRGGFRFGLLAGIGFWAVHLVWLPLSFVVLFETPWGAVPYLPLVLIKAALWGVVFGLTRGRPLARAGLWVVQEYLTSLGEIAFPWGFMGYALVEAPGRVLASLGGVYLLSLVVLGMAVGVYAAWQRLRADPVVFSAPALGLAGLLLGWVGLWSIPLPALQANEKALLVQGNINPLRKLEGASAEETYLQLTRQGLQAHPDVTVVVWPETAVAGFSPQLVALLGHRELISGLETGITNRVVRLWSGQVTHFYDKNRLVPFGEYFPWSEALRPVYRFFFRAFGFDGDLGSRMPGTAYTPLDNYGAFICYESVFPSVARGLVLNGAQVLELGSNDAWYGPSFGGLQHFQMGRLRAVETGRWLLRAGNDGVTAIIDPYGRVMARIPQRQAAYLAGEFGILQHHTPYVRFGDWAVILAALLSIGLRNRAKGTIV, from the coding sequence ATGGCCCTGGCGCTCTGTCTGCCGCCGACACCGCTGGGATTTCTGGCCCCACTGCCCCTGATCTGGCTCTTGACCCGGGGGGGCTTCCGCTTTGGTCTGCTGGCCGGAATTGGTTTCTGGGCAGTGCACCTGGTCTGGCTCCCGCTGAGTTTTGTGGTGTTGTTTGAAACGCCCTGGGGGGCGGTGCCCTACCTGCCGCTGGTCTTGATCAAAGCTGCCCTCTGGGGGGTGGTCTTTGGCCTGACCCGTGGCCGTCCCCTGGCCCGGGCCGGGCTCTGGGTGGTGCAGGAATACCTCACCTCCCTGGGCGAGATCGCCTTTCCCTGGGGTTTTATGGGTTATGCCCTGGTCGAGGCCCCTGGCCGGGTGCTGGCAAGCCTGGGGGGCGTTTACTTGCTTTCGTTGGTGGTATTGGGGATGGCCGTGGGGGTATATGCAGCCTGGCAACGGCTGCGCGCCGACCCGGTGGTTTTCTCGGCCCCGGCCCTGGGCTTGGCCGGGCTGCTGCTGGGCTGGGTGGGGCTATGGAGCATCCCACTCCCCGCGCTTCAAGCGAACGAAAAAGCCCTGTTGGTGCAGGGGAACATCAACCCCTTGCGGAAGCTCGAGGGGGCCTCTGCCGAGGAAACTTACCTGCAACTCACTCGCCAGGGCTTGCAGGCCCACCCCGATGTAACGGTGGTGGTCTGGCCCGAGACGGCCGTTGCGGGCTTTTCGCCTCAACTGGTAGCCCTGCTGGGCCACCGCGAACTCATCAGCGGTCTGGAAACGGGCATAACCAACCGGGTAGTACGCCTCTGGAGCGGGCAAGTTACCCACTTTTACGACAAAAACCGGCTGGTTCCTTTTGGGGAATACTTTCCCTGGAGCGAAGCTTTGCGCCCTGTTTATCGCTTCTTTTTTCGAGCCTTTGGCTTCGACGGCGACCTGGGCAGCCGCATGCCAGGTACGGCCTATACACCCTTAGATAACTACGGTGCTTTTATCTGCTACGAATCGGTTTTCCCGTCGGTGGCGCGAGGTTTGGTTTTGAATGGTGCACAAGTTTTGGAGCTGGGCTCCAACGATGCCTGGTATGGCCCCAGCTTTGGCGGGTTACAGCATTTCCAGATGGGCCGGCTGCGGGCTGTTGAAACCGGCCGCTGGCTGCTGCGGGCCGGAAACGATGGGGTAACCGCCATCATCGACCCTTACGGGCGGGTCATGGCCCGCATACCGCAGCGACAGGCGGCCTATCTGGCGGGGGAGTTTGGTATTCTGCAACACCATACCCCCTACGTACGTTTTGGGGACTGGGCGGTAATTCTGGCAGCACTTCTCAGTATCGGCTTGCGAAACCGTGCAAAAGGCACTATAGTTTAG